The Ochotona princeps isolate mOchPri1 chromosome 1, mOchPri1.hap1, whole genome shotgun sequence genome has a segment encoding these proteins:
- the CGAS gene encoding cyclic GMP-AMP synthase — protein MDSRRGKKTRASSTAGNAAPNASAQGVRDAPTQPAADTASMAAAALRAAPSKAGDGGPARESVRQRKNAQSPREKTEVRAPRSCAKRASLCAEAPAPQASAATVLTERQSVPLEAEEPPEAPVACLPKAGSRSRKGARSSCTEQRPPLGPSKELCPGGAVQVPNVSQSEVAWGSWNSKEVLDKLRLKREEISVAAKIVNRVVDQLLHRLQRVESEFKRVTLLNTGSYYEHVKISAPDEFDVMFKLEVPRVMLEEYPKSDAHYFVKFKRNPQGSPLDQFLEPDRRLSASRMLSKFRKIITEEIKNITDVDVAVEKKRRGSPAVTLIITQPREISVDIILALQPCTSWPACTQEGLPIERWLGSPIRRQLRQKPFYLVPKHAKEGNSFQEETWRLSFSNIEKDILSDHGQSKVCCQSNGNKCCRKDCLKLMKYLLEQLKKKFENQKKLDKFCSYHVKTAFFHTCTQHPSDDEWCPENVSVSFNNCVEYFLCCLRTERLKHYFIPTVNLFSQDQIDKKSKDFLLEQIEYERNNGYPVFSEF, from the exons ATGGACTCGCGGCGCGGAAAGAAGACGCGAGCATCTTCGACAGCCGGGAACGCCGCGCCCAACGCTTCGGCACAGGGTGTGCGGGACGCCCCGACACAGCCTGCGGCTGACACAGCCTCCATGGCTGCGGCTGCTCTCAGGGCGGCCCCTTCCAAGGCAGGGGACGGTGGTCCGGCCAGGGAGTCGGTACGCCAAAGGAAGAACGCCCAGAGCCCTCGGGAGAAGACGGAGGTCCGCGCTCCAAGAAGCTGTGCCAAGCGGGCGTCTCTGTGCGCGGAAGCCCCCGCGCCCCAGGCCAGTGCAGCCACCGTTTTGACAGAGCGACAGTCGGTTCCTCTGGAGGCGGAGGAGCCTCCCGAGGCGCCCGTGGCCTGCCTTCCCAAGGCAGGATCTCGTTCCCGAAAGGGCGCACGCTCATCTTGCACTGAGCAGAGACCTCCGCTCGGGCCCAGCAAGGAACTCTGCCCCGGCGGAGCGGTTCAGGTCCCGAATGTCAGCCAAAGTGAGGTGGCGTGGGGCAGCTGGAATTCCAAGGAGGTGCTGGATAAGCTAAGGCTGAAACGCGAGGAAATCTCAGTGGCGGCGAAGATCGTGAACAGGGTCGTGGACCAGCTGCTGCACAGACTGCAGAGGGTGGAATCAGAGTTTAAACGCGTCACACTGCTGAACACCGGGAGCTACTATGAACACGTAAAG ATTTCTGCTCCTGATGAATTTGATGTAATGTTTAAACTAGAAGTCCCCAGAGTTATGCTTGAAGAATATCCCAAAAGTGATGCTCATTACTTCGTGAAGTTTAAAAGAAACCCTCAAGGAAGTCCTCTTGATCAGTTTTTAGAACCAGATCGACGGTTATCAGCCTCTAGGATGCTGTCAAAGTTTAGGAAAATCAttacagaagaaattaaaaacattacAG ATGTAGATGTTGCCGTTGAGAAGAAGAGACGGGGTAGTCCTGCTGTAACCCTGATCATTACACAACCTCGAGAAATATCTGTGGATATAATCCTGGCTTTGCAACCATGCACTAGCTGGCCTGCTTGTACCCAGGAGGGCCTGCCCATCGAACGCTGGCTTGGATCGCCAATTCGGAGACAGCTAAGGCAAAAGCCATTTTACCTTGTGCCTAAGCATGCAAAGGAAGGAAATAGTtttcaag AAGAAACATGGCGGTTATCCTTCTCGAACATTGAAAAGGACATTTTAAGTGACCACGGACAAAGCAAAGTATGCTGTCAAAGTAATGGAAATAAATGTTGCAG GAAAGATTGCTTAAAACTAATGAAGTACCTTTTAGAACAACTGAAGAAAAAGTTTGAAAACCAAAAAAAGCTGGATAAATTCTGTTCCTACCATGTGAAAACTGCCTTTTTCCACACCTGTACCCAGCACCCGAGTGATGACGAGTGGTGCCCTGAAAATGTGAGCGTCAGCTTTAACAACTGTGTGGAGTACTTTCTCTGTTGCCTCAGGACGGAGCGACTGAAGCACTATTTTATCCCTACCGTCAACTTATTTTCTCAAGACCAAATTGACAAGAAAAGTAAAGACTTTCTGTTAGAGCAAATTGAATATGAAAGAAACAATGGATATCCAGTTTTTAGTGAATTTTGA